From a single Miscanthus floridulus cultivar M001 chromosome 8, ASM1932011v1, whole genome shotgun sequence genomic region:
- the LOC136475584 gene encoding putative pentatricopeptide repeat-containing protein At1g56570 isoform X1 has protein sequence MPTPPPPPRLARNPAAVVHAALLRASSSAACRLPPRISFNSLLAAAASSPDTRLRALALPALALAHASGRVPLDSYALCSALRSTPTAAETLHALAAKSGWFGSVFVSCALAASYGGSGRYLDARRLFDESPAKNGVFGNAVLSAYVGAAKWAPVLGFARRFSELRLPVDGYTMTAVVRACGEVANADLGVEAHGLAIRRLGGIEVDVFLVSAFVDMYAKCGLISQAELVFGLAQQESGGRGDVVLWTAMLTAYARHGQCKEVIQMYDLMVASGVYPDELAMLAVLSACQHAGEVVKGLNYFESMHTDYGLVPTPGHYGCVVNMLCQAGEVTKAWEIATKDGCDRAISVSTWGALLSACQACLNVEVGRMAAQKAIELDPTNVGIYIELSNLYARACLWDDMGQLREVMMEKGLEKDVGCTWVELGS, from the coding sequence atgccgacgccgccgccgccgccgcggttgGCGCGAAACCCCGCCGCCGTCGTCCACGCGGCGCTCCTCAGGGCCTCCTCCTctgccgcctgccgcctgccTCCCCGCATCTCCTTCAACTCCCTGCTCGCGGCCGCCGCGTCCTCCCCTGACACGCGCCTCCGCGCGCTCGCGCTCCCGGCCCTCGCGCTCGCCCACGCCTCCGGCCGCGTGCCCCTCGACTCGTACGCCCTCTGCTCCGCGCTCCGCTCCACGCCCACCGCCGCGGAGACGCTCCACGCGCTCGCGGCCAAGTCCGGCTGGTTCGGCAGCGTCTTCGTGTCATGCGCGCTCGCCGCGTCCTACGGCGGGTCCGGCCGGTACCTGGACGCCCGGAGGCTGTTCGACGAAAGTCCCGCCAAGAACGGCGTCTTCGGGAACGCCGTTCTCTCTGCTTACGTGGGCGCGGCCAAGTGGGCGCCCGTGCTGGGGTTCGCGAGGAGGTTCTCAGAGCTACGGCTGCCTGTCGACGGGTACACGATGACGGCTGTTGTGCGGGCATGCGGTGAGGTGGCAAACGCTGATCTTGGCGTCGAGGCTCACGGGCTTGCGATCAGGAGGTTGGGAGGTATAGAGGTGGACGTGTTCTTGGTCAGCGCGTTTGTGGACATGTATGCCAAGTgcgggcttatcagccaagcggaGCTTGTGTTTGGCCTTGCACAGCAGGAGAGTGGTGGCAGAGGTGACGTTGTGCTGTGGACGGCCATGTTGACTGCCTATGCACGGCATGGACAGTGCAAGGAGGTTATCCAGATGTATGACCTGATGGTGGCTTCTGGTGTCTATCCGGATGAATTGGCCATGTTAGCTGTGCTCTCAGCCTGCCAGCACGCTGGGGAGGTGGTCAAGGGGCTCAACTACTTTGAATCCATGCACACAGATTATGGGTTGGTGCCCACACCAGGGCACTACGGTTGTGTGGTCAACATGCTGTGCCAGGCAGGGGAAGTGACCAAGGCGTGGGAAATTGCCACCAAGGATGGCTGTGATCGTGCAATCAGCGTGTCAACATGGGGGGCACTGCTCAGTGCTTGCCAGGCGTGTTTAAATGTTGAGGTCGGGAGAATGGCAGCTCAGAAGGCAATCGAATTGGACCCTACCAATGTTGGGATTTACATTGAGCTGTCAAATTTGTATGCAAGGGCTTGCTTGTGGGACGATATGGGCCAGCTGCGTGAGGTGATGATGGAGAAAGGGTTGGAAAAGGATGTTGGATGTACTTGGGTTGAGCTTGGTTCATGA